The genomic stretch GACACCGAGGTCATGGAGCAGGGCCTTGACAACGTCGACAGGCAACCTCATCCTCATCGGCGGTCCGGTCGTCAACAGCGTCACCGCTGCTCTCGCCGAGAAGCTCGAGGTCCCGAGCGACTACGACGGCTGGAAGGAGGAGTACGGCACCGGTGCCGACAGCGGCGTTGTCAAGTACGTCGCCGAGTGCGGCGACATCAACGGCTACGGCGTCGTCCTTGTCGCCGGTACCGACAGGGAGGGCACCGCTGCCGCCGCCAAGGCCCTTATGGAGTACCTCGCTGGCCTCAGCTGAAGGCCTTTTCTTCTTCCTTTACTTCCCAACACTTCTAGGAGGTTTCCAGAGTGTCAAGGAAGTTCTTGGTCGCGCTTGTTCTGGCAGTCCTGATTCTCTCGCCCATCGGCTACCTGCTGTACGGATACTCCAAATATGATGTCTCAGTAAACCCGGACAAACCCGCTCCGGAGCACACATACATAGTACTCAGGTTCCCAAGCGGCCAGTACGCTGTTTTCACGCTTCCCCAGTACGTCAATCTAACAATGCGCGGATTCAGAATACCCGAGGGAACAAAGGGCTACGCCATCAACGTTACGGGGTATATAACGGGCATACCCGAAGTCGATGTAAACATGACGATGAACGCGCCCTACCAGCGCTTCACAATCGTGCTTGGAGACCCCAGCGTCAAGGTCTGCTCCTCCAATCCTGAGGAGTTTACGGGAAGTTGCTCAGACCGCACCGCGGCAGTGGCTGAGATGAGTGCTTTCACTGCCACACTGTTTAAACGGTACTACTACGTTGAGGCCCTGAAGAACAGGATGGACGAGGCCAGCGCGAGACAGTACGCATACGAAGAGACCATGAAGCGCCACGACACCAGGTACCTCTCCTTCATGACAAAGACCTCCCTCGGGCTGGGGAGGATAGGCAACAAAGACCACCTGGCGGTTGTGCTGCTGGGTCCGGCGGAAGGGGCCGAGGTGAACAGGGTCATCGTTCCCAGACCCGGGCTGATAGTCCTCGAGGGCAAATCCGACGGCGCGCTCCGTGCGGAAGTGGTGTTAATCGAAAAAATCATGCAGTTTAAGTGGCCCACCGAGAACCAGACCACTACTTCAGGGTGATTACATCCCCAAGGGTTTTCCTTTTCTCTTCCCCCACCACCCGGAAGAATTCATCCTTGCTCCCAAAAGGCCTCTCCGCCAGTACTCTCACCACGGTTTTCTTCCCAATCCCCGGCAGGTACTGGAGAACCCTGGGGCTCTCGCGGTTGACGTTTATTGGGACGGGAACTCCCGTGATGCTCCGGTACCCATGTCCAACTATCAGGACGTCGTAGAACCTGTTCAGGGGCATCTCCTTGGGCATGCCCACGATCAGGGGATAGCTCCCTATCTGCCTGCCGTAGGTCAGGCCGTTCTCAAGGACCTCCGCGCGGACATCGCGGAGGATGGTTCCCACGGGAACAATGCGCCTGAGCATCGGGAGGTCTATCTCGTGCCTTATCTTGTATTTGTAGTGCTGGATGAGCTTCTTGTGCTTTTCGGTCTTGACCCTATCCCTCATGTGCCACAGTGGAGTTCCCGGAAAGACAACCACCTGTCTGATGTTTATCCTGCGGACCATCAGCCCATCGTCCAGGAGCCTCTTGAAAAACTGGAACGTCAGCTCGTAGCTCTTCTTTGTTTCCCCTGGAAGGCCAAAAATCACGTTTATCCCGGGCAGGAGCCACGGCATGCCGTTGGGACCCCGCTTTGCCCCCACTTCGTTGAGTATCCTCACCGCCTCGTAGGTCTCCTCGGCGGTGGCGTTCAGGTTGTTGAGCTTCGCCACCTTCGGGTCAGCACTCTCGAGGCCGAAGGCAACGACGTTTCCGGGGGTTCCGTACTCTATTAGGGTCCTGGCTATTCTGACGCTCTCCTCGGGGTAGTTGGCTATGACTGCGGGGTTTGCGTTGTCCACGTGGAGGGTCTTAAGCCCAGGTGCGACGGAGCGAATACCCCGGAAAAGCTTCTCCAGAGCCTCGGGATTAGGTACTGGGACTCTTCCGTCCGGTTTGGCCATGTACGAGAAGATGCAGCTCTGTCTGCCGACCCGGAAGTGCCTCACCCCCAGGGTGTAAAGGGCCTCGACCTCTGCAACAACGTCCTCAATAGGTCTGTCCTCAACGTTCCTGTAGCGCACGGGCTCGGTGCAGAAGGAGCAGCCGCCTATGCCCATCGCCTTAGGGCAGCCACGCTGGGTTTCTATCTCAGCTATCACGAAGTCGGGAAAGTCGGGAAACTGCCTGACCACCTCCGCCCCGAGCAGCGCGTAGTCTCTCAGCTCCCCGTAGGTCCTGAAGCGGAGGGGGTCGGCATCGGACGGATTCACGAGGTAGTCGTGCAGAAACGCCTCGAGGTCGCCGTAGACGATGTGATCAAAGACAGACTGGGCAAGGAGAAGCTCGCGGGAGGTTATCCTCGTCCCGCCCGCGTGGGCGGAGCCCATGAACGCCGGGCCGCCGAGGATTTTAACCCCCTGAAACGGCCGGAGGAACCTCGCCACCTCCTCAACCTGGGACGGGACGGCTGAGAGATACTTGCCGGGGGTGTGCAGGCCACCTATGTACACGAGAACGTCCGCCCTCTCGAGTATCTCACGGGTTCGGGGGAAGTTCAGAGTCTTGTTTTTAGTGGCCACCCCCCTTTCGCCCTCAAGTGCGGCCCTCAGGTCATCTATGGTCAGGTAGAAAACCCTGGCGTCTCTTCGAGCCTTTTTTACGGCGCCATACGCATAGCGCGGGTATATCCCCAGATACGGGGGGACACCAAGTCCCGCGGGCTCGTCGGTGTAGCCGTCGATGATGGCAACTATCATGGTCTGGAGTTCGCGGGCCCTTTTAAAAATCAATCGCCGGCGAAAAGTATAAACACCCAAACTCGTAACATACCGGGGATGGATATGGCGGAGCTTTCACCCAGGACGGAAGGAGAGAAGGCCAGGTTTAGGGAGATACTAACGGCAATCTCAAACCTGAACCACAGGGAACTGCTGGCGTACTGGATGGATCAGGAAGTGAAGAAAGCTGAAATGTACCACAAGCTGTACCAGCTCAGCCACGACGTCAACTGGGACAAACTGCTGTCGGAGCTTTTCTTCCAGCTCTATAAGGACAGCCTCAGGCATGCTGAGGCCCTGCTGGGGGTATTCAAGGGGATGTTCCCCACGGAAAGCCCGCCGAAGGTCAACCTGCCCGCCCTTGAGGTTGAGCTCTCGGAAGAGCGGTTGAGGGATATGATCTACCACAGTGATCTCAGGGACATCCTGGAGTACCTGATGGAGACGGAAAAACTGGCCCACGACGTTTACCGGTACCTGGCGGAGAAGACGGAGGATGAAAACTCCAAAGCAACCCTCATATGGCTCTCGAACATAGAGAACGATCACTACCAGAAACTCAGAAACCTGTACGTAACACTGTTCGGAACCGAACCTGGAGAGTAATCAGCCCAGGACGCCCTCCGCAGAGAGAAACTCCTCGATATCCCTAACTTCCGAAGGAGCCAGCTGAAAGACCCTCTTCC from Thermococcus celericrescens encodes the following:
- a CDS encoding S-layer protein is translated as MTTSTGNLILIGGPVVNSVTAALAEKLEVPSDYDGWKEEYGTGADSGVVKYVAECGDINGYGVVLVAGTDREGTAAAAKALMEYLAGLS
- a CDS encoding radical SAM protein, coding for MIVAIIDGYTDEPAGLGVPPYLGIYPRYAYGAVKKARRDARVFYLTIDDLRAALEGERGVATKNKTLNFPRTREILERADVLVYIGGLHTPGKYLSAVPSQVEEVARFLRPFQGVKILGGPAFMGSAHAGGTRITSRELLLAQSVFDHIVYGDLEAFLHDYLVNPSDADPLRFRTYGELRDYALLGAEVVRQFPDFPDFVIAEIETQRGCPKAMGIGGCSFCTEPVRYRNVEDRPIEDVVAEVEALYTLGVRHFRVGRQSCIFSYMAKPDGRVPVPNPEALEKLFRGIRSVAPGLKTLHVDNANPAVIANYPEESVRIARTLIEYGTPGNVVAFGLESADPKVAKLNNLNATAEETYEAVRILNEVGAKRGPNGMPWLLPGINVIFGLPGETKKSYELTFQFFKRLLDDGLMVRRINIRQVVVFPGTPLWHMRDRVKTEKHKKLIQHYKYKIRHEIDLPMLRRIVPVGTILRDVRAEVLENGLTYGRQIGSYPLIVGMPKEMPLNRFYDVLIVGHGYRSITGVPVPINVNRESPRVLQYLPGIGKKTVVRVLAERPFGSKDEFFRVVGEEKRKTLGDVITLK
- a CDS encoding ferritin-like domain-containing protein, whose product is MAELSPRTEGEKARFREILTAISNLNHRELLAYWMDQEVKKAEMYHKLYQLSHDVNWDKLLSELFFQLYKDSLRHAEALLGVFKGMFPTESPPKVNLPALEVELSEERLRDMIYHSDLRDILEYLMETEKLAHDVYRYLAEKTEDENSKATLIWLSNIENDHYQKLRNLYVTLFGTEPGE